In Haloimpatiens massiliensis, the following are encoded in one genomic region:
- the alaS gene encoding alanine--tRNA ligase has translation MNKTGLNEIREAYLSFFESKKHLRLKSFPLVPQNDKGLLLINAGMAPLKPYFTGLKTPPSKRVTTCQKCIRTGDIENVGKTSRHATFFEMLGNFSFGDYFKEEIIPWAWEFVTEVLKISKDKLYVTIYLDDDEAYEIWSTKTDIDPKRIFRLGKEDNFWEIGQGPCGPSSEIHFDRGTGKIDNVDEFVKASEEDRVVEFWNLVFTQFDKDEEGNYNRLAHPNIDTGMGLERIATIMQGVDNIFEIDTMKNILDNVCTVAKVEYGKEPQKDTSLRIITDHVRSVTFMISDGVLPSNEGRGYVLRRLLRRAARHGRLLGIKDIFLYKLCDIVIKNSSGAYAELKEKEEYIKKVIKLEEERFSETIDSGMDILKSYIEETKGKGEKILSGDKGFKLYDTYGFPVELTEEILQDEGMKLDLEGFTKEMTEQRERARNAREKSNYMGTDDGIINKIPSEIETIFNGYNNIELNSKVKLIINGEEFSNNLTGDGIIITEETPFYAEMGGQIGDKGVIFNSKFNGEVVDCKKNISGKVMHFVKTISGELNVGDEVTLKVNEELRKNVCRNHTATHMLHEALREVLGEHVHQSGSYVDEGRLRFDFTHFSALNEEEINKVEVLVNRKIMDAVTVTTDVMTIDEAKAKGATALFDDKYTDEVRVVSVGDFSKELCGGTHVYNTGEIGLFKILSETGVASGIRRIEALTSFKAIEFVEEKNNLIKEISSIFKCAEKDILSRIENQMTELKEKEKELNALKSKLAGSAKDDIVNEAVNINGVKVAVGVLKDVEANALRDLAEEVKAALVDGVVVLGSIVGGKVQFVAMASKSVLNKGVHCGNIIKQVAKIAGGGGGGRPDMAQAGGSLPNKAKEAIDKVKDIIEESVK, from the coding sequence ATGAATAAAACAGGATTAAATGAAATAAGAGAAGCATATTTGAGCTTTTTTGAAAGTAAAAAGCATTTAAGATTAAAGAGCTTTCCATTGGTGCCTCAAAATGATAAAGGGTTATTATTAATAAATGCTGGTATGGCGCCATTGAAACCATATTTTACGGGACTTAAGACTCCTCCAAGTAAAAGGGTAACTACTTGTCAAAAATGCATAAGAACTGGTGATATTGAGAATGTAGGAAAAACATCAAGACACGCAACTTTCTTTGAGATGCTTGGAAACTTTTCTTTTGGTGATTATTTTAAAGAGGAGATCATCCCTTGGGCATGGGAATTTGTTACAGAGGTTTTAAAAATATCAAAAGACAAATTATATGTAACCATATATTTGGATGATGATGAGGCATATGAAATTTGGAGTACAAAAACGGACATAGATCCTAAAAGGATATTCAGACTAGGAAAAGAAGATAACTTTTGGGAAATAGGACAAGGACCTTGTGGACCATCATCAGAAATACATTTTGACAGAGGAACTGGAAAAATAGATAATGTTGATGAGTTTGTAAAGGCTTCAGAAGAAGATAGAGTTGTAGAGTTCTGGAATCTAGTATTTACACAATTTGACAAAGATGAAGAGGGAAATTATAATAGATTAGCCCACCCCAATATTGATACAGGTATGGGACTTGAAAGAATTGCAACTATAATGCAGGGGGTTGATAATATATTTGAAATAGATACTATGAAGAATATATTAGATAATGTATGTACAGTAGCTAAAGTTGAATATGGAAAAGAGCCTCAAAAGGATACTTCTTTAAGAATAATAACTGATCACGTGAGAAGTGTTACGTTTATGATAAGTGATGGTGTTCTTCCATCAAATGAAGGAAGAGGATATGTATTAAGAAGACTTTTGAGAAGAGCAGCAAGACATGGAAGACTTCTTGGCATAAAGGATATATTCTTATATAAACTTTGTGATATAGTAATAAAAAATTCATCAGGTGCATACGCTGAGTTAAAAGAAAAAGAAGAATATATAAAGAAAGTAATTAAATTAGAAGAAGAAAGATTTTCTGAAACAATAGATTCAGGAATGGATATATTAAAATCTTATATAGAAGAAACAAAAGGAAAAGGTGAAAAAATATTAAGTGGGGATAAAGGATTTAAATTATATGATACCTATGGATTCCCAGTAGAACTTACAGAGGAAATACTACAGGACGAAGGCATGAAACTGGATTTGGAAGGCTTTACAAAAGAGATGACAGAACAAAGAGAAAGAGCTAGAAATGCTAGGGAAAAGTCTAATTATATGGGAACAGATGATGGCATAATTAATAAAATTCCATCAGAAATAGAAACAATATTTAATGGTTATAATAATATAGAATTAAATTCAAAAGTTAAATTAATAATAAATGGAGAAGAATTTTCAAATAACTTAACTGGAGATGGAATAATAATTACAGAGGAAACTCCTTTCTATGCAGAAATGGGAGGACAAATAGGAGATAAGGGTGTAATATTTAATTCTAAATTCAATGGTGAAGTAGTGGATTGTAAGAAAAATATATCTGGCAAGGTAATGCATTTTGTAAAAACTATTTCAGGAGAATTAAATGTTGGCGATGAAGTTACCCTTAAAGTAAATGAGGAATTAAGAAAAAATGTATGCAGAAATCATACTGCGACTCATATGCTTCATGAAGCATTAAGAGAGGTATTAGGAGAACATGTTCACCAATCAGGTTCTTATGTAGATGAGGGAAGATTAAGATTTGACTTTACTCATTTCTCAGCATTGAATGAAGAAGAAATAAATAAAGTAGAAGTTTTAGTTAATAGAAAAATAATGGATGCAGTGACTGTAACTACAGATGTAATGACCATTGATGAAGCTAAAGCAAAAGGCGCTACAGCATTATTTGATGATAAATATACTGACGAAGTAAGAGTTGTATCTGTAGGAGATTTTAGCAAAGAACTTTGTGGTGGAACTCATGTATATAATACTGGAGAAATTGGATTATTTAAAATACTATCTGAGACTGGAGTAGCTTCAGGAATAAGAAGAATAGAAGCACTTACGTCATTTAAAGCTATAGAATTTGTAGAAGAAAAAAATAATTTGATTAAAGAAATTTCTTCAATATTTAAATGTGCAGAGAAAGACATTTTAAGTAGAATAGAAAATCAAATGACAGAACTTAAGGAAAAAGAAAAAGAATTAAATGCTTTAAAAAGTAAATTAGCAGGTAGTGCCAAAGATGATATAGTAAATGAAGCCGTAAATATAAATGGAGTAAAAGTAGCAGTAGGAGTTTTGAAGGATGTAGAGGCTAATGCTTTAAGAGACTTAGCAGAAGAGGTAAAAGCAGCTCTTGTAGATGGAGTAGTAGTTTTAGGTTCTATAGTAGGTGGAAAGGTACAATTTGTAGCTATGGCATCAAAAAGTGTATTGAATAAAGGTGTACATTGTGGTAACATAATTAAACAAGTAGCCAAAATAGCTGGAGGCGGTGGTGGAGGAAGACCAGATATGGCACAAGCTGGTGGAAGTCTTCCAAATAAAGCAAAAGAAGCTATAGATAAAGTAAAAGATATAATAGAAGAATCTGTTAAATAG
- a CDS encoding IreB family regulatory phosphoprotein, producing MGINEKTLQFDFPKDNKELTKNILTEVYKSLLEKGYNPVNQLVGYLISGDPTYITNYNGARALIRKLERDEILEEVLKVYLDIK from the coding sequence ATGGGAATTAATGAAAAAACTTTACAATTTGATTTCCCTAAAGATAATAAGGAACTGACTAAAAATATATTGACAGAAGTATATAAATCATTACTAGAAAAAGGATATAATCCGGTAAATCAATTGGTTGGTTATCTAATATCTGGTGACCCTACTTATATAACCAATTATAATGGGGCTAGAGCTCTTATTAGAAAGTTAGAAAGAGATGAGATACTAGAAGAAGTATTAAAAGTTTATCTGGATATAAAATAA
- the ruvX gene encoding Holliday junction resolvase RuvX translates to MRILGLDIGDRTIGVAVSDPLGWIAGGVTTIRRKNEEYDLQELDKLCKEYEVELIVAGLPKNMNGTLGPQSEKVLEFCEKIKEKINLPIKMWDERLTTVAAHKAMIEGDLSRAKRKKIVDKIAAIYILQGYLDSIR, encoded by the coding sequence ATGCGAATACTAGGTTTAGATATAGGAGATAGAACAATAGGTGTAGCTGTAAGTGATCCTTTAGGATGGATAGCTGGGGGAGTGACTACCATAAGAAGAAAAAACGAAGAATATGATTTACAAGAATTGGATAAACTATGTAAAGAATATGAAGTTGAACTTATAGTAGCAGGATTACCTAAAAATATGAATGGAACACTAGGTCCCCAAAGTGAAAAAGTACTTGAATTTTGTGAAAAAATTAAAGAGAAAATTAATTTGCCTATAAAAATGTGGGATGAAAGACTAACTACTGTAGCAGCACACAAGGCTATGATAGAAGGAGATTTATCTCGTGCTAAAAGGAAAAAAATAGTCGATAAAATAGCTGCTATTTATATTTTACAAGGATATTTGGACAGTATAAGATAA
- a CDS encoding DUF1292 domain-containing protein, protein MDNNVENIVLKDEEGKDVEFNVITKLDIESDEYVIVSPVDDEEDEAIALKIQKDDHGEEVLVTIDDEEEFNRVAEAYELIFSEDEM, encoded by the coding sequence ATGGATAATAACGTAGAAAACATAGTATTAAAAGATGAAGAAGGAAAAGATGTAGAATTTAATGTTATAACTAAATTAGATATTGAAAGTGATGAATATGTAATAGTTTCACCGGTAGATGACGAGGAAGATGAAGCTATAGCATTAAAAATACAAAAGGATGATCATGGAGAAGAAGTATTAGTTACTATAGATGATGAAGAAGAGTTTAATAGGGTTGCAGAAGCTTACGAATTGATATTTAGTGAAGATGAAATGTAG
- a CDS encoding Fur family transcriptional regulator produces MGEIFPNFMEKLKNDLKDKGYKLTPQRRAIVSTIIENEGKHLTAEEIYDLVKEGCPEIGLATVYRTLQLLEQLSVVSKLELDDGCSRYELVHENENHKHHHLICTKCGKVIEVKDDLLEDLESKIEETYKFKIYDHSLKFYGLCRNCINDDK; encoded by the coding sequence ATGGGTGAAATATTTCCTAATTTTATGGAGAAATTAAAAAATGATTTGAAAGATAAAGGTTATAAGTTAACTCCTCAAAGAAGGGCTATAGTTTCCACCATTATTGAAAATGAAGGAAAGCATTTAACTGCAGAGGAAATTTATGATTTAGTAAAGGAAGGTTGTCCTGAAATTGGTCTTGCCACAGTATATAGAACATTACAATTATTGGAACAATTATCTGTTGTAAGTAAGTTAGAATTAGATGATGGTTGTAGTAGATATGAGCTTGTTCATGAAAATGAAAACCATAAACATCATCATTTAATATGTACCAAATGCGGTAAAGTAATAGAGGTTAAGGATGATTTACTGGAGGATTTAGAAAGTAAAATAGAGGAAACATATAAGTTTAAAATATATGACCATAGTTTAAAGTTTTATGGTCTGTGTAGGAACTGCATTAATGATGATAAATAA
- a CDS encoding ribonuclease J has protein sequence MRRESDKIKVIPLGGMNEIGKNLTAIEYKNEIIVIDCGLQFPDDEMFGIDLVIPDVTYLIKNKDKVKGIFLTHGHEDHIGALPYVLKQLNVPVYGTKLTIAIVETKLKEHGLLSSVELRRVQPKDVVKLDLLSIEFIRTSHSIPDAIAIAIHTPIGIVLHTGDFKIDYTPIDGSVADLSRFAELGRKGVIAMLADSTNVERPGYTMSESTVGETFTNIFSTARGRIIVATFASNVHRIQQIISASYKYGRKVAVSGRSMENIVNVASELGYLDYIDETLINIDDIRRYPNEKITIITTGSQGEPMSALSRMASSEHRKVEIMKGDMVIISATPIPGNEKLVSKVINQLFKKGAEVIYEKLADVHVSGHACQEELKLMHTLVKPKHFIPAHGEYRHLKQHAELATKLGLSEENIVIAQNGDVVEVTKSGIRKNGTVVSGQVFVDGLGVGDVGNIVLRDRKHLSQDGILTVVVTIEKETGTVIAGPDIISRGFVYVRESEDLMEEAKKIVRNQLNECEKNRITEWATIKSKIKDSLRLFLYEKTKRKPMILPIIMEI, from the coding sequence TTGCGAAGAGAAAGTGATAAGATAAAAGTTATCCCCTTAGGGGGAATGAATGAAATTGGAAAAAATTTAACAGCAATTGAATACAAAAATGAAATAATTGTAATAGATTGCGGTTTGCAGTTTCCAGATGATGAGATGTTTGGTATTGATTTAGTTATACCAGATGTTACTTATTTAATAAAAAATAAAGACAAAGTAAAGGGTATATTTTTAACCCACGGTCATGAAGACCACATAGGAGCTCTTCCATATGTACTTAAACAATTAAATGTGCCGGTATACGGAACTAAGCTTACCATAGCTATAGTAGAAACTAAGTTAAAAGAACATGGATTACTAAGTTCGGTAGAACTTAGAAGGGTTCAACCTAAGGATGTAGTAAAGCTGGATTTATTATCTATAGAATTTATTAGAACAAGTCATAGTATTCCAGATGCTATAGCTATCGCTATTCACACGCCAATTGGAATAGTGCTTCATACGGGAGATTTTAAAATAGATTATACTCCTATTGATGGAAGTGTGGCAGATTTAAGTAGATTTGCAGAATTAGGTAGAAAAGGTGTAATTGCCATGCTAGCAGATAGCACTAATGTGGAAAGACCAGGATATACTATGTCAGAAAGTACTGTAGGTGAAACTTTTACAAATATTTTTTCCACAGCAAGGGGAAGAATAATTGTAGCCACATTTGCGTCTAATGTCCATAGAATTCAACAGATAATTTCAGCTTCCTATAAGTATGGAAGAAAGGTTGCAGTTTCAGGCAGAAGTATGGAGAATATAGTTAATGTAGCTAGCGAATTAGGATATCTAGATTATATAGATGAAACTTTAATAAATATAGATGATATAAGGCGATATCCTAATGAAAAGATAACCATAATAACCACTGGCAGTCAGGGAGAACCAATGTCTGCTCTTTCTAGGATGGCTTCTTCTGAGCATAGAAAAGTAGAGATTATGAAAGGTGACATGGTAATAATATCAGCAACTCCTATACCAGGAAATGAAAAGTTGGTTTCGAAGGTTATAAATCAATTGTTTAAAAAAGGTGCGGAAGTAATATATGAAAAATTAGCTGATGTTCATGTATCTGGACACGCATGTCAAGAGGAATTAAAATTGATGCATACTTTAGTAAAACCTAAGCATTTTATACCAGCTCATGGTGAATATAGACATTTAAAGCAGCACGCTGAGTTAGCTACTAAACTGGGATTATCAGAGGAAAATATAGTAATAGCACAAAATGGTGATGTAGTTGAAGTAACAAAATCAGGAATAAGAAAGAATGGAACAGTAGTGTCAGGACAGGTGTTTGTAGATGGATTAGGTGTAGGGGATGTTGGAAATATAGTTTTAAGAGATAGAAAACATCTTTCACAAGATGGTATTTTAACAGTTGTAGTTACTATAGAGAAGGAAACTGGAACTGTAATAGCTGGTCCAGATATAATATCTCGTGGATTTGTATATGTAAGGGAATCAGAGGATCTAATGGAAGAAGCTAAAAAGATTGTAAGAAATCAATTAAATGAATGCGAAAAAAATCGCATAACAGAATGGGCTACGATTAAATCTAAAATAAAGGATTCTTTAAGATTATTCTTATATGAAAAGACAAAGAGAAAGCCTATGATACTGCCTATAATTATGGAAATATAA
- a CDS encoding YlbF family regulator gives MNIYDKAHEFASYLKDCEEVVKFREVSKKVNENEQNKKMLNDLRSIQFKAYSEQIEKGEISSDTKEKLEGLGAVISMNPAISEYVQAEYKFGLLWEDIMKILHDAVGIDMDFSQNK, from the coding sequence ATGAACATATATGATAAAGCGCATGAATTTGCAAGTTATCTTAAAGATTGTGAAGAAGTAGTTAAATTTAGAGAAGTTTCAAAAAAAGTTAATGAAAACGAACAAAATAAAAAAATGTTAAACGATTTAAGAAGTATTCAATTCAAAGCATACTCAGAACAGATAGAAAAAGGAGAAATTTCAAGCGATACAAAGGAGAAATTAGAAGGCTTAGGGGCTGTTATATCTATGAATCCTGCTATAAGTGAATATGTTCAAGCTGAATACAAATTTGGACTTTTATGGGAAGATATAATGAAAATATTACATGATGCGGTAGGTATAGATATGGATTTTTCTCAAAATAAATAG
- the typA gene encoding translational GTPase TypA, with the protein MNIFTRNDIRNIAIIAHVDHGKTTIVDALLKQSNVFRVNEKVEERVMDSNELEKERGITILAKNTAVIHNGIKINIIDTPGHADFGGEVERVLKMVDSVLLVVDAYEGPMPQTKFVLKKALELNLKPIVVINKIDKKDARAEEVIDEVFDLFVELGADDEQLDFPIVYCSAKQGIAKREIDDESNTMEPLFDTIVKNVKSPEGYLDKPLQMLVTTIDYNEYVGKIAIGKIERGKIRKNQQVALVRKEGKIENVKVANLYVYNGLNRQEVEEALLGDIVAVSGIPDINIGETIADSSEPEAIPFVDIDEPTLTMNFMVNNSPFAGKEGDYVTSRHLRDRLIKELETNVSLKVEETDSPDCFKVSGRGELHLSILIETMRREGYEFQVSKPSVIFKEKEGKKQEPIEYLTIDVPEEFMGVVMEKLGPRKAELVNMTSAVNGYTRLEFKIPARGLIGFRNEFMTDTKGNGIMNHVFYVYDDFKGEIPGRSRGSLVAFEQGEAVTYGLFNAQERGILFVPAGTGVYEGMIVGECSRAEDIDVNVCKKKHLSNTRSSGADDALKLTTPRPMSLEECLEFIAADELVEITPKTIRMRKRVLSSSERKKIISRNRN; encoded by the coding sequence ATGAACATATTTACTAGAAATGATATAAGGAATATAGCTATAATCGCCCATGTTGACCATGGTAAAACTACAATAGTAGATGCTCTATTAAAACAAAGTAATGTATTTAGAGTTAATGAAAAAGTAGAAGAAAGAGTAATGGATTCAAATGAACTTGAAAAAGAAAGAGGAATAACTATATTAGCTAAAAATACCGCGGTAATACACAACGGCATTAAGATTAATATAATTGACACTCCAGGTCATGCTGACTTTGGTGGAGAAGTTGAGCGTGTTTTAAAAATGGTGGATAGTGTGCTTCTAGTTGTTGATGCTTATGAAGGACCAATGCCACAAACTAAGTTTGTTTTAAAGAAAGCCTTAGAATTGAATTTAAAGCCAATTGTAGTAATAAACAAAATAGATAAAAAGGATGCTAGAGCTGAGGAAGTAATTGATGAGGTTTTCGATCTTTTTGTTGAGTTAGGTGCAGATGATGAACAATTGGATTTTCCTATAGTTTATTGTTCTGCAAAACAAGGTATAGCAAAAAGAGAAATTGATGATGAAAGTAATACTATGGAACCTTTATTTGATACTATAGTAAAGAATGTAAAATCACCAGAAGGTTACTTAGACAAGCCGCTTCAAATGTTGGTAACTACTATAGATTATAATGAATATGTAGGAAAAATAGCTATTGGAAAAATTGAAAGAGGAAAGATTAGAAAAAATCAACAAGTGGCTTTAGTAAGAAAAGAGGGCAAGATAGAAAATGTAAAAGTAGCTAATTTATATGTTTATAATGGATTAAACAGACAAGAAGTAGAAGAAGCTTTATTAGGAGATATAGTTGCGGTATCTGGAATACCTGATATAAATATAGGGGAAACTATAGCAGATAGCAGTGAGCCAGAGGCTATTCCATTTGTAGATATTGATGAACCTACTTTAACAATGAACTTTATGGTAAACAATTCTCCATTTGCAGGAAAAGAAGGAGATTATGTAACTTCTAGACATTTGAGAGATAGACTTATTAAAGAATTGGAAACTAACGTAAGTTTGAAAGTAGAGGAAACAGATTCACCAGATTGCTTTAAAGTTAGTGGAAGAGGAGAACTTCACTTATCCATATTAATTGAAACTATGAGAAGAGAAGGATATGAATTTCAAGTATCAAAGCCTAGTGTAATATTTAAAGAAAAAGAAGGAAAAAAACAAGAACCTATTGAATATTTAACTATTGATGTGCCAGAAGAATTTATGGGCGTTGTTATGGAAAAGCTAGGACCAAGAAAAGCTGAACTTGTTAATATGACCTCAGCTGTAAATGGATATACAAGATTAGAATTTAAAATACCAGCAAGAGGATTAATAGGATTCAGAAATGAATTTATGACAGATACAAAAGGTAATGGTATAATGAATCATGTTTTCTATGTATATGATGACTTTAAAGGAGAAATACCAGGAAGAAGTAGAGGATCTTTAGTAGCTTTTGAACAAGGCGAAGCAGTGACTTATGGATTATTTAATGCACAAGAAAGAGGAATTTTATTTGTACCTGCAGGAACAGGTGTTTATGAAGGTATGATAGTTGGTGAATGTTCAAGAGCAGAAGATATAGACGTAAATGTATGTAAAAAGAAACACCTTTCAAATACAAGATCTTCAGGTGCGGATGATGCACTAAAATTAACAACACCTAGACCAATGAGTCTTGAAGAATGTCTTGAATTTATAGCAGCTGATGAATTAGTTGAAATAACACCTAAAACTATTAGAATGAGGAAAAGGGTGTTATCTAGCTCAGAAAGAAAAAAAATAATATCTAGAAATAGAAATTAA
- the mltG gene encoding endolytic transglycosylase MltG, whose protein sequence is MKKRVLILLFTIIVLLTASISIINKKVKSPFKIKGDYSLKVENGDTFYKVLNRLSDENVIFNSKFIKVYLKGKKLNLTTKPGIYVVNKNTSLEEFISMLNKGNKEVEVQVTIPEGYTVEQIAELLEDKKLVKKVEFIKKCNEYQLPEYIKGKGNTKYPLEGYLFPDTYQFKKDASAEKIIDTMLKRTEKVLNGIEAETGLKVKDVENQVIIASLIEKEARVDGDRGKIASVIHNRLKKDMKLQIDATVLYALGKHKETVTIKDTKTESPYNTYYTKGLPLGPICSPGKESLVAAVKPENTDYLFYLYKKDASKEHYFTNNYEDFKKAMKKYGY, encoded by the coding sequence GTGAAAAAGAGGGTATTGATTTTATTATTTACTATAATTGTTTTACTTACGGCTTCAATTTCTATTATAAATAAAAAAGTTAAATCACCTTTTAAAATTAAAGGGGACTATTCGTTAAAAGTAGAAAACGGTGATACTTTCTATAAGGTTCTAAACAGGCTAAGTGATGAAAATGTTATTTTTAACTCTAAATTCATAAAAGTATATCTAAAAGGAAAAAAGTTAAATTTAACTACAAAACCAGGTATTTATGTAGTGAATAAAAATACATCATTAGAAGAGTTTATATCTATGTTGAACAAAGGAAATAAAGAGGTAGAAGTACAGGTTACTATTCCAGAAGGATATACTGTAGAGCAAATAGCGGAATTACTGGAAGATAAAAAATTGGTGAAAAAAGTAGAATTTATAAAAAAGTGTAATGAGTATCAATTGCCTGAATATATAAAGGGGAAAGGAAATACAAAATATCCTTTAGAGGGATATTTATTTCCTGACACCTATCAATTTAAGAAGGATGCTAGTGCAGAAAAAATTATAGATACTATGCTAAAAAGAACGGAAAAGGTTTTAAATGGTATAGAAGCTGAGACTGGATTAAAAGTAAAAGATGTAGAAAATCAAGTGATAATAGCATCTTTAATAGAGAAAGAGGCTAGAGTAGATGGTGATAGAGGAAAGATTGCTTCAGTTATCCATAATAGGCTTAAAAAGGATATGAAGCTTCAAATTGACGCTACAGTACTATATGCTCTTGGTAAACATAAAGAAACAGTAACTATAAAAGATACTAAGACTGAATCACCATATAATACATATTACACAAAGGGACTTCCATTAGGACCTATATGTAGTCCAGGAAAAGAATCTTTAGTGGCAGCGGTAAAACCTGAGAACACGGATTATTTATTTTATCTATATAAAAAAGATGCTTCAAAAGAACATTATTTTACAAATAACTATGAAGATTTTAAAAAAGCAATGAAAAAATATGGGTACTAG
- a CDS encoding O-methyltransferase: protein MSGITYDYIENYLRKIIPDTKGILQELELFAKEHSVPIVQKETAQFLELMIKIKKPKRILELGSAIGYSSILMCLSSNKNVHIDTIERDENMIKLAKSNILKAGLEDNIKLIQGDCLQVLENLNDRYDLIFMDAGKGHYNHFLPECLRLLEKDGLIIADNVLFRGMVATDELVKRRKITIVKRMREYLQMINGEELLTSVIPMGDGIAVTVRREIDE, encoded by the coding sequence ATGAGTGGTATTACTTATGATTATATTGAGAATTATTTAAGGAAAATTATTCCAGATACAAAGGGAATACTTCAGGAACTAGAGTTATTTGCAAAAGAGCACTCTGTTCCTATTGTTCAAAAGGAAACTGCTCAATTTTTAGAACTTATGATTAAAATTAAAAAGCCTAAGCGAATTTTAGAATTAGGAAGTGCAATAGGTTATTCTTCAATTTTGATGTGTTTAAGTTCTAATAAGAATGTACATATAGATACAATTGAGCGAGATGAAAACATGATTAAGTTAGCTAAAAGTAATATTTTAAAAGCTGGACTTGAAGATAATATTAAATTAATACAAGGAGATTGTCTTCAAGTGCTAGAAAATTTAAATGATAGATATGATTTAATATTCATGGATGCAGGCAAAGGACATTATAATCATTTTTTACCTGAATGTTTAAGATTATTAGAAAAAGATGGTTTGATAATAGCAGATAATGTACTTTTTAGAGGTATGGTAGCTACAGATGAATTAGTGAAACGTAGAAAGATAACTATAGTTAAGAGAATGAGGGAATATTTACAAATGATAAATGGGGAAGAACTTTTGACTTCTGTAATACCTATGGGAGATGGAATAGCAGTTACAGTAAGGAGGGAGATAGATGAATAA